The Carassius carassius chromosome 37, fCarCar2.1, whole genome shotgun sequence genomic sequence cgagctcgccctacctgcatgggctcgtgatcgtaggcggggctggccacgtccccgccgctgaaccgcacgtctgccggtcccctggatggggtgttgagtagccccctcctctccatccgtgccagacgtgcatcgacccgaagggccagctcaataagtccattgaacgacgggggaaggtccatggcgtagatctccctctggacgcggtcagccagcccatgcaggaacatgtcccactgcgcctcctcgttccaatggcactccgccgccagggtccggaactcgatggaatagtccgagacggatctctcgtgctggcgtaactccgccagcctcctggccgcttcccgtcctgcggcggcccgatcaaagacccgtctcatctcggcggagagcgcctggaacgaggcgcagcaagggtcctggttctcccacaccgctgttccccacaatgccgccctcccagagagcagggtcagaacgaaggccaccttggccctctcactggcgaaggttctaggctggagggcaaaatgcatatcacaatggttaaggaaagctctacaatagtcgggctcacccgagtacgcttccggaatcgggaggcgtggttccggctgggaggggacCTCTGATGGGGCTGGTGGagcaggcggtgtgagtggcgcagtgggagctcgtaatagctggaactgttgggtgagctcggacacctgcgtcactaaagcctgaaccgcgcgaccagtgtcgttaagagtccgctcctgggagtccatcctccgaacactggcgctgaggaaaacttcgagggaggaaggttgattactcgctgcctccatgttggtcagatcgttctgtgacgctaacaatggaggacaggaggcagatgcaagtaaaggtagtttattgacaggagttgtgatggatgaatgctggtgagtgacgcaggaaccacgatggcagcacagacaggtgggtaggtgatttgagtgcgttggtagagatgacggtggtggtagatcggtgatccgtggtgataatccgtgagtgactgtgataatccaaagtagaccgaacaggaaacagggcaaggacaggaacacaggagcacgaacagacatcaacacatggacctcaaacaacgatctgacaaacaggagacgaaagacagggcgttatataggcggttggaatgagatgcacctgccgctgatcaggcgatcagtggccacacccacatgaaccaatcaacatgacataacatgactacagctggagacggtgcgttcacgaaccgtgacagaaaCAGCCATGTGATCAGACAACGCTATGGTGATTGTTGTGCTCAGGTGAAAAAATCGTGCAAATGAACACTTACAAAGCTGAGACGCAATTGAATTTCTAGTCATTCAGAGAGAGTGACGCATCCATGTTTAAGCTCAAGAGGTCACATGACCTGAGGATTACAGTATCATGTCCTTAAACTCATCCTTCACACCAAAATGTCTTGGCAACCATTAACACTAcactaaatgtaactgtaattgttACCTTAAGACATTAATTCTACCTGACCTtctaaaaatgacttttttggTGTAATCTTGTCATAATAGTTTATCAGGTTAGTCAGGTTGATTTAGTCATAATAATATTACGGTTTTGACTTAATCCAGATATAAATGTTGATGATTATATAAACCAGTTACTTTAAATGTTACCACATGACTTTAATTTTTAGGTTAAATTACAACATTgttcttttaattataaaattatagtgTATAACTTTTCaaatcaaacaacatttaataTGACACTTAATAAGCGCAGTCCTATTTTGGGTCTATTTTgaagattttaatatttaataggtgCACTTTGCATTTATGTAGAATGAATGTCCTTTTATATCATCATGCTCAGTTTCACTGCTGTCAAGTAAGAGGTGCTGGCAATCATAGCCATGCAAACAATAATGCTTTCATTGATAAGTCTCCCATTCAGAAATAGCCTAGAGATAAGTTTGTAGTGCCCTGTAGCATGAACTTTCACCGGCTCAGTCATGCTTCTGCCACTTTCACCACTTAACCCTATTACAATCTGGACAAATtgcttacaaattaaaaaaagaaaattacattcAAGGCAATAAATAAGCAATGGCATAGACATATCTTTGATTTACTGAACAATACAAACCTACAGACATCTACCAAACCCACCCTGTCTTTGATCCAGGGTTTgtctattattgtttattttttattattatttttgtctatCAAAGAAGATTTATTTAGTCCTGAGGAACCATTGTCAACAGAAACTTTCCATTCTTTTTGAggaaaaatcattttttattttatgaagacAATGAAAGAGAAGTGCTTTTTTCTTTTGCATACAATTTTACCGGACTCTTTCCTACTGTGAAGAACAAAGGCTAAGGATATGATGTCAGGATGAAACAATAATGACAAAGCTACCAGCGCTTACAGATTACCAAACCTGTTCCTGTAtttacttatattattatttttattattacattttattatagacAGTGGAATCTTCAGATTAACATCATTTTTGACAACAGTGGTTATTTTCATAGGTTTATGTTCATTTCACTTATGAAGCATTCATTTATTTGTCAGTTATGCTAGTTGATCAGCATTGTTGGAGTAatagaaattatacaaaataattatacattataaaaaaaatataaaagggaaattatagaaattataaaaataagattatttattttagtctttAAGATTTAAATAGTTTACACAATTTATTCATTGTAGTCTCTAAgttaaaaaatacataacatttgcatgcatattaattattaattatccggtaataatttttttttttttttacataatgcatATTGTATATGGATATCTAGAAACGCTCTCAGGATTGTCCAGATTACAACGACTAAAAGTCGACGCATTAACGTCACCACATTAAATACGTGCAGCCAATCGGGGAGTCCATTTCCGAAGCACCCCTGTGTACAAATCGCCACTCGGACAGAGGTAACCGagcaacagccaatcagagccgGTTGTAGAGAGTTTATATCAAGCGCTTTACTCCACTGATGGCAGTTCTCTGAACGCACCTGACAGCCTCAGAGACGGTATAAGATCTACTAACACAAGACATGAGGGCTTCTTGGATGATACATTGtggattttaaatatttttcgtgcttttttgttAAGTGGATTTTAGGACTGCAATTTTACAACACAACGAAGAGAATAAAATagatattctatttatttatttatttatttatttttaaagcatttttaaccTGCCACTATGGAGTCTAATAAAAAGGTAATGTCATATTGCTTGCCTTGTAATTCTAGTGTAGTGATCTTTAGCCAGTAATACCTGAGGAATAAAACTAGTGAGGAGAGAGTTTTAAGTTATAAAACTCAAGAGAGCAaaattagattatatatataactcacatttatatttttgagCTGATGTTTGTATGCATCTGTATCTAGACAAATAGTGaaactttctctttctctttatctAGCTACCCATCAAACAAAACCTATTTTTGTCTCCAGCAACTAAGGTCTTGTGTCATTGGTTTAAAGCCTTTAGTAATGGAAATATGTGGTAAAACCTTCTAATAAGACCTCTCAGACCACAGCCTTATTTAGGGGTTTAGAGAAGAAACAGATTAATTACATCAACCCTTTGTGTCATGGACATAAGTCTCATTTATCGTGTTTGCCAGGAAAGTAAAGtgatgaaagagagaaagagatagtgGCAGAACAAAAAAGGGATCACAGCCTCTTCTGAATGGGAGAACCTGACAGCTGCAGGGTTAGTTAAGGTCACAAAGGAGTATAGATTAATATttacagaatatttatttaatatttacagagTTAAAGAAAACCTGTTTTGAGACACTTATCAGTTTTGAAACACTTTAAGACACAAGTCTGTTTCAAAATTGTCAAATTAATTAGTAACGtagcatttacattttattctcttatttaaaatattccaAAATTAGTGCTGCcaaatgattaattgtgattaatcgcatccaaaataaaagtttttgtttgcataatatatgtgtgtgtgtactgtgtgtatatttattatgtataaataaatacacatgcatgcatgcatgtatatatttaagaaacattttatgtttatatattaaatatatttatatataatataaattatatgaatataaaaatatacatgtaaatattttcaaaatatatactgtatgtgtatgtatttatacatacataataaatatacacagtatatccACTTATATAGTGTAgactaaacaaaaacttttaatttggatgcaattaaacgcaattaattaaaatttataaCATTCGACAGCGCTATCCAATatacgttgttgttgttgttgttgttgttgttggatcCATCAGTGCTTTGTACTTGATTAATGTATATGCATATGCATTATAATGAACTTTTTGTAGTTTTGTAGAACAACAACACTTGGTTTATTATAATGTGTGCTTAAGTGCACTAGAAGAGCAGTGCTCTTAAATTGAGATTATTTagaaaaagtgcttctgtaaaCCCTTTGAAGTCTAAACCCCTTTGATTCGGTGGCTCAGTGGACCTTGCATTGCTTATTAATCTTCTATATGTTAATTTCAACAGGAATGTTAAGCTTCTAATGACTTGAGGCCAATGTTACTCGGTGAACATTGCTAAATGCACatcaattcatgtttttattcttACAATTGCAATTGACTGCATGTACTGACCTGTGGTTACATAATATTTAACCAGGTTTAAGTGTTACATGTAAGCACACGTGTTGTGGTCAAGTCAGAGCTACACAGAGCATGAAAGCCAGGTGGCGCAATTGTCCCACATAACATGCCATAACAGTTCGTTTCTATCAGAGGGAGTGTTTGTTAAAACACTGCGTCTTCTGCAAGTAGGCAGGGTGGGAGACCAAAACACTATTAAAAGGCTACTGATGTAACCTTCTTAAGTCTGAGACTAACTAGTGTGTGCTACCTAGTGTATGACAAGGATAGGATTCCCAGAATAATATTCTGCCctatattctcaaaacatttagtTTGTGGGATTTGCCTTTTTAGTACACAGTTGAAGAGTTTTACTCCAGTCGAGATAAACTCAGCTCTAAATATATACTAAAGTGTTATTTAGCGTAAGAATGTTTAGGGGCACGTATGAAATCACATGCCGGAGTTAGCCCTATTTTAGTTAATCTGGCCCTACGTGCTAGCTCTCACGATAAAGTCGTTGTCTTGTTGAGCCCGTTATGTAAAAGCCTGTGGTTGTTGGAATGGATTGGAGTGGATTGGAATAAGAGGCTGGAGTAGTCGTGGTACATGTGCGTGAGTTGGTTCAGATGCTGCCAGATCTATAATAGGATCAAATTGATAATCAACAGGGTTTCCCTCATTCAGCATCTTACATGTTGCCTGCATAGTGGGTTCACAGTTCTGTGTAATGAACTGAACCATTGTTCACATGgtggttagaaaaaaaaagatttttaatttgAACAGTTTAAGCTATTTCATGTCTTTTTGGCTTTAGCAAAGCTGTAAAAGGAATGCAAAGGCAATATAGAACTGACTATTGTATTATGCATAATATTGTTATTATGCAGAGAGAAATTACACATTCAGTACACACCTTGTAACTCCTTTGAATGTGTAAACAAATAATCACAACAAATAAGTTCTgtctttttctctcacaattctggACACATATTTTCTGTGACacactttgtttttttaaagaaattccaATTTTGCTTCTCACAATTCTGTCttgttttctcagaattctgagtttacatttcacatttcacattttttttttcttagatttcTTAGTTTACATCTCAAAATTCagtatttcagttattttttttctgccacaATTTTGTGAGTTTAtagctcacaattcagacttttcttttcagaatagcaagtttaaatatatattagatttatacCTTTTAATTCTTTAAATTCAGTGGCTGAAATGGGATTTCTGTATTTTAGTAATGTTCCACGGAATATTATAAGTTTCATAGTCATTATCAGCAAAATGCTCCCGAATTTCAGTTCTTGCTATAAACATCAATATTCTCTGATTGTCCCTTAAAAATCAGGACTAAATGGTTAAtcgtgaattaaaaaaaatattaaaatatttaataatgttgtTCTTCTACCTTTACAGGAGCTGACGCTTCAGCTGatgttggctgttgggactgctGTGATCGGCTCCTTGCAGTTTGGCTACAACACAGGAGTCATCAATGCCCCTCAGAAGGTGAACAATTTTAGACATGTAACAAACATGACATGCTTTGTCAAATGAGCACTTAAGTATCAGCATATTGCTAATTGACAAATTGATAAATGGGTATTGTTGATGTTTGTATGTTAGTGTTATTATGTAATGCATCTCATTTTAGGTTAGCTGTGTAAACTTTGCTGTATCAATCCTCTTTCTTGCGTAGCCTTTTAAGACATGCTGATTCACACATGCAAAGCATTCTAATAATAGACCAGCACTACTGAAACTCTCCAGAAGAGATTCTTATAACAGCCTTTCTTACTGTCcataaaaggacaagtacaaagttttttaaagatttctatttcaagacTGTTATATGTGCATCAAGTAATAAAAAAAGGTATTGGACTGAAATGTAGCTTGCAACAAATGTTTTTTCACAGTaaatgatgaatgaataaattgcCTTGACCTCTTAATACTTCACATCAGCTAAGGGTTCTGGTTAAATCTCACATATACTTGAGAGAACTATATATAGAGTGCAAATCATGTGCCATAGTTTAGCGATAGTCTTTTAATAGTATAAAGAGAGAATGTCAAAAGTCAAGGATGCATAGGGACATTATTACTGtgaaataatactgtgatattaAAATTTATTAGTCAAATGTTGGTGagcattttttatatacatatcaaatgttttttttttattctttattgtcacttttgaccagtttaatgcatccttaaaaaaaaaaaatattctttataaatatgtctccaaacatttgaatggtaattCACGTTCAGTGTAATAATAGCATGCAGGAAATGTTTATGAGAGTTTTGAATATTcttttaatgttatttctttCTGGTTTCATATTTATTGAGGAAGAAACTGTTAAATCACAACAATAAGCCAAGGCCTAATCTAGATAATACGCCTATGTTTGCAGTTTTGTATGTTTGATGATTATCTTAATCAAGCTTAATTAAGCAGCTTCTTATGCAATCTGTTCTGATACTGTAGTCAGCATGGAGTACTGCTCCCTCTGCTGACGTAATGTAGAACTGCTGCAGCTAATGACTTGATAAtatcataaaatcataatttatttaataaaagtgtgttaataattattttttaaattgaaatcaaatatcaaataCATATCCTCACTAATGATTTTCATAGAGTATGTTCTTTTTTCTAGACCATCGAGGCTTTCTACAATGAGACGTGGAATAAGAGGTACTCGGAGTACATACCTTCGACCACTCTAACTACACTCTGGTCCATATCAGTGGCCATTTTCTCTGTGGGTGGCATTGTCGGCTCGTTCTCAGTTGGGCTCTTTGTAAACCGCTTTGGCAGGTAACTTAACCAACTAATTCAGAActttaaaatttctcaattttTATCCTGAATTCATGTGTCTTTAAACATTCTCTTTCTGATATTTTTacaggaggaactcaatgctcaTTGTTAATATTCTGGCCTTCACCGCTGCTGCTTTAATGGGCTTTTCCAAGCTGGCGGAATCCTGGGAGATGCTTATTATCGGACGCTTCATTGTAGGCCTTTACTCTGGCCTGTCCACAGGCTTTGTACCAATGTATGTAGGAGAAATTGCCCCAACTTCATTACGTGGGGCACTGGGCACACTTCATCAGCTTGGCATTGTCATTGGCATCCTCATAGCACAGGTCAATTAATATGATATCTTCATTATGAGACCACTTTTAGTAATGATTAAGAATTTTACATTGCATAGATAGATGGGacctttgtgtttttttgtgtatttcattAGAAACACTCCTGCTTTGTTCTGTAGATCTTTGGTATGAAAGAAATCATGGGGACTCCTACAATGTGGCCCTTCCTACTTGGTTTTACTTTCATCCCAGCCATACTCCAGTGTGCCCTGCTGCCCTTCTGCCCCGAGAGCCCGCGCTACCTCCTCATCAACCAGAACGAGGAGGCCAAAGCTAAGAGTGGTGAGTTTTTAGTACCCAGTTTAAGATGTTGCCTAGGGTTTCTCCAGTCAGCCTAACTAACTAATTTCCACAGTGCTGAAGAAGCTCCGTGGCACTGAAGATGTGGATGAAGCCATGCAGGAGATGAGGGAAGAGAGCAGGCAGATGATGAGGGAGAAGAAGGTCACCATCCCTGAGCTCTTCCGCTCATCGCTCTACCGCCAGCCCATCTTCATCGCCATCATGCTGCAGCTCTCCCAGCAGTTCTCCGGTATAAATGCTgtacgttttttttatttctttatctaGCATTTATCAGCTGATCCATCAGTATACTTTTCCATCAAATTCTACTGCTTGTTAGAATATCACTAGAAATTAATTTGTTTGGTAACTTATTTCAGAAAGTGAAACTTACATATGTTCTAAATTAATTACgtataaagtaaaacattttaaaagttttttaatttgattttgatgattagagcttacagctcatcAAAAATCCATTAtctcaaaaatataataataataataattattattattattacaattattatatatattgttgcttttgttaaaataatCTAAAGATGGTCACAAGATAAATattcagaccccccccccccagtattctgttttattctaacaattattacaaattttacatttagatacaGAAGAACTTTGCTTGttgaatattaaaatcatatgaacaaacaaaaaatctggaTCTCCATGTCTTCCATGCAAATCAACTGTTCCTGCTCATTCCTAGACTAAATCTCTTCTCTCCAATTTCCCTAATTGCAGATTCAATTATTAGATATGtcagcattaatatttttatacttagTCTTTTGGGGGGGATAAAACTGACACTGTGTGTCCCAACCAGATGTTATGTGACACGATAAAAAGTATCTTTTCCATGTAGTTTTTGTCCCAACCACATGTGACAAAAAGcgacacagaattttttttagaaattgtttttattttctgcaaCAAGGCAGGAACACATACCAAAATATAACAGTGATAATTTTAGGTAACGATTGTGTGCTTTATTCAGTGTTAAAAATGTCTAATATgagtttgaatattattttgcatGATCTTTATAGCCATAGTAAAAGcaacaatagatattttacctcagatcttgaaaataaattatgctaAAGCAAATTTATGTTAACACTGTGAAACTTCTGCAACCAACATCCATAACAAAGATGGTATCCGTCTCTCACTCAAAATTGTTCAGCCAGTTTGTTGTGCCGCTCTGCGCCACATTGAGTGTAGACAGCATCGCTGATTAAGTTCTATTGTATTTTGCTGGGTCGCGCTGCGCCACTCACGTCCAGTGTATACACGATGTAAGTTAATGTCACTTTCTGATGCTGCGTtacaaatttatttgaaattagtgTGGGCCAAATATTTTTCTCTTGCTGACTGGATGTGGCATGCAGGCCACTATTGAGGAACCCTGCCCTACAGTATAAATTCTGGGTATAGTGGCaaagactgctgacttggcaatagtccacaagacaatcattaacacccttcacaaggagggtaagtcacagaaggtcattactgaaagggctggctgttcacagagtgctgtatcaaagcatattaaatgtaaAGTTGACTGTAAGGAAGAAAttgggtaggaaaaggtgcacaagcaacagggatgaccaaaAGCTTGAGAACACCATCAAACAAAGACAGATTCAAAGACTTGGGAGTGCTTCACAACGAGTGGACTGAAGCTGATGTCAGTGCAGTGCAAACAACGTCAGAAgaatcttacctgggctaaagagaaaaagatctggactgttgttcagtggtccaaagtcctcttttctgTTTAAAGTAAGTTTTGGATTTCATTTGAAAATCAAGGTCTGAAGTCTGGAAggagactggagaggcacagaatccaacatctgctggtgttggtcggtccattgtgttttatcgaGTCCAAAGCAGAGCACTTTATGCtttcatctgctgacaagctttgtgGAGATGATGATTTCCTTTTCCggcagtgccaaaaccacttccaagtgatttgctgaccatgatattatgcttgattggccagccaacatgcctgacctgaaccccacatGGAATCCATGGGATATTTTGGGATATCCATGGGATATCCATGGGATATtaagagaaagatgagaaacagtCGATCCGAGCTGAAGGCTCAATAGTGCCTCAGCAGTCCACAGGTTGATTGCTTCAATGCCACACATCACTGATGATGGAGTTTGTGCTAAAGAAGCcctgaccaagtattgagtgcataaatgaacatactttaaaaaaacttgatcctttttttatttatttttttgattgatcttaggaaatattctaatattttgagatactgaaaaGATACTTGACTTTCATTAGCTATAATCtcaaatcatcaaaataaaacaacttttgaaatattttacttgTAATGAATGTACATTACAATGTAATGAATCTATAATACATGAAAGTTTgactttttgaaataagtttatatatacatatatatatatatatatatatatatatatatatatacactcactaccagtaaaaaaagtttttttttttacatgctattAGAgtaaattctgaaggatcatgtgacactgaagattgaagtaatggctgctgaaaaactactactactgctactaatattactaataatatagttttgttttaaatgatGCTTTATGGtttaattttgcttttttattttattttattttatttttaatgttaagtgttaatgaggaagtgtttgtgtgATCTTCAAAAACTGGATAAAGCATGTGTCATATGGCTGTAACAGGAAGAGTAAATAAAAATTTCATAAACGTTTCAAtgatatgtttatttgtttatctacAGCTAATTTGTCccagttaatataaataaatgcattacaaaGGTAGTTAGCTGGCCTCTACATTAAGTCTCTACATTAACAGTGATTTACATGTTAAGTGCATGTAATTgtgtttttcaggttttttattacTCCACTCGTATATTTGAGAAAGCAGGAGTGTCTGAGCCAGTCTATGCCACCATTGGTGCTGGAGTTGTGAACACAGCATTCACAGTTGTGTCGGTAAGTTAGTACGAACATATTTTTGGTGATGTTATGTTCCTTTGTTAAGGCGCATAACATTGTTTTGGATGAAAATGCTTGTATCTCTCTCTCTAATTTAGCTGTTCATAGTGGAGCGAGCTGGCCGAAGATCACTACATCTTATCGGGCTGATGGGAATGGCTGCGTCTTCTGTCCTCATGACCATAGCTATGGCATTACTAGTATGTATCTGCTTACATTGATGTACTACATTTCTGTAAGTGTTCATGTGTAAACTGGTGTTTATTCTCTAATTATCCTTTGCAGGATCAAGT encodes the following:
- the LOC132118168 gene encoding solute carrier family 2, facilitated glucose transporter member 1-like — its product is MESNKKELTLQLMLAVGTAVIGSLQFGYNTGVINAPQKTIEAFYNETWNKRYSEYIPSTTLTTLWSISVAIFSVGGIVGSFSVGLFVNRFGRRNSMLIVNILAFTAAALMGFSKLAESWEMLIIGRFIVGLYSGLSTGFVPMYVGEIAPTSLRGALGTLHQLGIVIGILIAQIFGMKEIMGTPTMWPFLLGFTFIPAILQCALLPFCPESPRYLLINQNEEAKAKSVLKKLRGTEDVDEAMQEMREESRQMMREKKVTIPELFRSSLYRQPIFIAIMLQLSQQFSGINAVFYYSTRIFEKAGVSEPVYATIGAGVVNTAFTVVSLFIVERAGRRSLHLIGLMGMAASSVLMTIAMALLDQVKWMSYISIVAIFSFVAFFEIGPGPIPWFIVAELFSQGPRPSAIAVAGFSNWFANFLVAMSFQYVEELTGPYVFIIFTVLLLIFFVFTYFKVPETKGRTFEEISASFRSGSEKYTQDDLNTLGADSQL